The nucleotide window CCTCTACCTGTCAAAATAATCTATTATTCACTATCTTACGCATGCTTTTAACTCCCTTTTATGTTAAATTTATAATAGTACATATTTTATAAATCGCGAAAGGTGGTCACACTTAATGGACGATTGCATTTTTTGTAAGATAATCCGCGGAGAAATTCCTTCTGCCAAAGTGTATGAAGATGATGAAGTATATGCTTTCCTTGATTTAGGACAAGTCACAGAGGGTCATACACTGGTAATCCCTAAGAAACATGCTAGTAACACATTCGATTTACCTGATGATACGGCCGCTGAATTATTCCGTCGGGTTCCCAAAATCGCTCGAGCATTAAAAGAAGCTTTACCTATACAAGGATTAAATATTTTAAACAATAATGGAGAACTAGCTTCTCAATCTGTTTTCCATTGCCATATCCATTTAATTCCAAGGTATAGCAAATCTGATGACTTTGGGTTAAAATGGAAGGACAACGCAGAGTGGTATACAAAAGATCGTTATCAAGAAATCGCTGAACTGATTGCAGCAAAAGTAAACTAAACTGACTTTATGGATGGAGTGAAGTATAAATGAATAAAAAATCACTTATTTTTGGTATTCTAGCTGGTGGGGCAATTGGAGCCGCAGCCTCGGTATTATTTGCTCCAAAATCCGGCAACGAACTTAGAAAAGATATTGTAGCTAAGTCTGGTGAAGCAAGTGTCATTTTAAAAGAATTGGCATATAATGCAAATGAACTAATCCAATCTGTTCAAGTTCTTGGCACGGAAGGCTCTACTTTACTAAAAGATGTATCTTCTGACATTATGGAATCTGTTTCTAAATGGAATGAAGAAATGGAACCTGAGAAAAAACGTTTAAAAGATGAAATTAAAGATATGCAAAAAACCATTTCCGACTTAGAAAAAACATTAAAAAAAGACAATAAATAATCAAAAAACTGGGCCGTTGCTCAGTTTTTTCTTTAGTTAAAAAAGACATTTCTAAAACAGCAAAAATTACATAAAAAAAAGGGTTGAATTTTAGCGCATTAGAGCATACAATACTATGGTGCCTTATGACAACAGACACTATTTTGGTTATTATTGGAGGAAAGCTTTCAATGCGCTGCTTAAAATCAATCAACACAGAGCGACGAGATGAATTCAATCGATTGTTTTTGAAAGGAATTCTTGTCTGGTTAGCTGCCGTATGTGTATGTTTTTTGACACAACATTTAATCTATCCAGGGCAACTTACAAACAATTATCAACTGATTAGTTTAATTGGTATAATTTTAATTTACCCTGTTCATAAATTACTTCATGTTATCGGCTGTTTTAAATATCGTGAAGGCACTGTTATTCAGTGGCGGATTCACTTCTTTTTCCTCCCGTGCATGAAACTTAAAATTAAACGAATCATTCCTAAATGGAGTTACATCTTTTCACTTGTACTTCCATTTGTAGTAATCACAACTATATTAATAACTTTAATGCTTTTGACACCAATTGGACACTCGGGGATGTTCTTAATTCTTTTATCTGTCCACTTTGGAATGAGTTTTTCTGACTTTGCTCATATTAGAAAACTATGGAAAATGCCAAAAAACTGCTTTGTAGAAAGTGCTGAGCGAGGTTTTTCCATTTTAATTTCTGACTAAATCATAAGAATATCATTAAATTTCTTTCATCTTTTCATTTTAGCTTTAATTTATGGTATGATAGTTATTGTGTTAAGCGGGAATTATTCCAACAACTAAGGAGTGTGTTTTATTTAATGAAGAAGAAAATGATACTTGGACTTGTTATGTTAATGGCGATGTTCAGTCTAGCAGCATGTGGTGGTGGTAGCAATGTCGTTAAGACAGATGCTGGCAACGTAACACAAGATGAGCTTTATGAGGCTATGAAAGACAAATATGGCAATGAGTTCGTGCAACAACTTACTTTCGAAAAAATCCTTGGTGACAAGTACAAGGTTACAGATGAGCAAGTAGATTCTGAACTTAAAAAGTATAAATCTCAATACGGCGATCAATTTGATGCTGTTTTAGCTCAAAGTGGCTTAACTGAAGAAACCTTCAAAAGCCAACTTAAGTACAACTTATTAGTTCAAAAAGCAACTGAAGCAAACACAGACACTAGCGACAAAGCACTTAAAGAGTACTACAAAACTTGGCAACCAGATATTACTGTTAGCCACATTCTTGTAGCTGATGAAGCAAAGGCTAAAGAAGTTGAGAAAAAACTGAAAGACGGCGCAAAATTTGCTGACTTAGCAAAAGAATACTCTACAGATACTGCTACTAAAGAAAACGGTGGCCAATTAGCTCCATTCGGACCAGGTAAAATGGATCCAGCATTTGAAAAAGCTGCTTATGCCCTTAAAAACAAAGGTGATATCAGCGCACCAGTTAAAACGCAATACGGATACCACATTATCCAAATGGACAAACCGGCTACAAAAACAACTTATGACAAAGATAAAAAAGCTGTCAAAGAATCTTATCTACAGTCTCAACTAACTACTGAAAACATGCAAAAAACACTGAAAAAAGAATACAAAGATGCTGATGTAAAAGTAGAAGATAAAGACTTGAAAGATGCTTTCAAAGATTATGATGGTTCAGCTAAAAAAGAAGAGTCCACTGATTCAAGTAAATAATTAATCAAAAACACGTTTGGAATGATTTCCAAACGTGTTTTTTTATTATTCAAAAGTAGGATTATAAAACGAACGATTATCTAAGCCAAATACTCGTTCACTAAATTCACCTGGTTTTGTATGTTTTAATACTTTATCCATCATATTTAGAGAAGCATCCATTAAGTCAATTTGATGTAAGATTTCTGCTTCACGAACTAGTGGCGGTTTTGGACTTCCCCATTCACCTTTTCCGTGATGCGAAAGTAAAACATGTTTTAAAACAACAACTTCTTCACCATCAATCGAAAGTTCCTCAGCAATTTTGCTTACTTCTTCCACGACAATTGAAATATGACCTATCAAGTTCCCTTCAAGTGTATAGGTTGTTGAAACTGGTCCTGAAAGCTCAATCACTTTACCTAAATCGTGTAAAATAACCCCTGCATAAAGTAAGTCTCTATTAACAGATGGATACAAATCAGCAACGGATTTTGCTAATCGTAACATCGAAACTACATGGAAACTAAGGCCAGAAACAAACTCATGATGATGACGCATCGCAGCAGGATAGTCATAAAAGTCATCCTGATATTTCTTAAGAAGTGCTCTTGTAATTCTTTGTAAGTTGGCATTCTTCATTTCAAAAATATATTGCGTAATTTCATCCGCTATATCTTCTTTATTTATTGGGGCTGTTTCCATAAACTCGCTTGCACTGACACCATCTAGCGCAGTAGCTTGTCTTATTTGACGGATTTTCAGTTGTTTTCTACCACGATAATTTTGAATATCGCCTGTAAGCTGAACGATTTGTTGTACTCCGTAACTTACTTCATCGCTCTCTTTGACATCCCATAATTTCGCCTCTAACTCACCTGATTTATCTTGTAAAACGAGGCTCAAAAATGGCTTCCCATTACTTGCAGTTCCTTTGACACTTGATTTTATTAACAAAAATAAATCAACTGTTTCTCCAACTTCATAGTCTAATAATCTTTTTTCCATGATATCGCCTTCTTTCTTTCTGTAGTAAGAAGTTTCTCACCCCATTATAGCATGCGTATGTCCTCACTGGAAAAATATTTGCGTGTTTCTTGATGGCATGTGAAGAAAATAACTTGATTTTGGCTCTTTCTTTTTTTTAGTAGTTGCATCATTTGACTCATTCTAGTCGCATCAAAATGGACAAACCCATCATCAATAATAATTGGTAGCGGAAAATCTTTATGGATTACATCAATTAATGCAAATCGAATCGCTAAATATAATTGTTCTTTCGTCGCTTGGCTTAATTCTTCTGGGAAAAACAACACAACTTGATTACTTTTCACTTGTAGCCGGTTTTCATGTAAATAGACTTTCGTATAATTTCCGCCTGTTAGATCATGGAAATAATCACTTGCAAGCTCCAGTGTTTTTGGCAACTTCCCTTCTTGCAATCGCCGCATGGCTTCTTGCAGTACTTCAAAAGCAAGTTTTGTTTCTGTCCATTTCTCTACTAATTGTTGTAGTTTACTTTTTTCTGAATAGTAGCTTTGCATTAATACGGAGAAAGTACCACCTTCTTCTAAAGCAGCAATCTCATGGTTCTTTGCTGCTAAACTTGCATGAATACGTTCTTGCTCTAGCTCTATTTTGTGTAGTGTTTCTTCTAATTGGATTTCTTTTTCTTTAATAGTTGTTTGACTTTCAAATTTACTTAGCTCTGTTCTTTTTTCTGGTTCTAATTGGGCCTCTAGTAAAACTAATCGTTCACGCCATTTCTGTTCATCTTTTGCTTGCATTGCTTTTATCCGAAATGATTCTTCCGTGTTTGCGCCAGCTTGCAATAATAAATCTCGCTTTTCTTTTTCTACGAGTAATAAGTCTTGTTTCAATAAATCGAGCTGCATAGCTACTTGTTCCATTTTTTCTGATAGTTTAGCGTTTTCGGCCAAATGATTTCGATACTGTAATAAGCCATGTCTTAGAAAAGTGATTTTTTCTTCTATTTGAGAATATTCAGCCGGGATAGTTAATTTCTCTAACCTAATTTGATAAGCTGCCTGTTTTTCTTCTAATGGGTGTAATTTTTGTTTCAGTTCGGCAATCAATTGATTTTTCTCGGCATTTTCTTTGTATGCAAGAATAGTGAATTCCCAATTTTCTCGCGGCTCATCTTTCATACCTAAATCTTGATACAACTGGCGAAGTTCCATATCATGTTGGTAAATGGCCTCATTTAATTTTTGCTTGTTTTCTTCTAACTCAGCGATTTCTGCAGCAATAACATCCATTTCACTCAATAGTTGTTGCCATTCTTGCCTTATTTTTTTCTGTTCTAGAAACGCTAATAAAGCTTCATTATTAGGACGTTCATTTTTTTGAGTAAGGACAAGAAAATATCCTGAGATAATAGCAGTAACAATAACGAAAGAAACACTCCAAATCGACAATGAAAATAACATAATCAGTAAAGCCACGATGAACATTCCAAGAGAAACAAATAAACCAGTTGTCGGCGGGTTTTGTTTTTTCTCAATTTGATCTTTTTCCTGTTGGAAAGTTTTATTATCCCACATAGTTGCTTCTATATGATCAATTTTCGTTTGCAGTTTTTGTTCGGATTCGGAAGTTAATGATAGTTTTAAATCAATATCATGCTGCATTTGTTTATTTGTTTTTTCTTGTTCCTTTAGTTTATGAGTTCTTTCATCTAGAGCACTTGTCCATTTTGTTTCAGTTGGTCTACTATTGGTTTGATGATAATCAATTTCTTGCTTTAAGCTATTTTGTTGCAATTCTCTTTCACTATAAGCCCCGAATGATTCAATTAAATAAGCTACTTCTGCTTCATTGGATGAAAAAAAAGCTTGTTGATCAAAATTATTTTGATGAATTAAGTTTTTTTGACGTTCTTCTAATTGGATTAATTGGTTTTGCCATTCTTTTTCTCGAAGTTGCAAATGCTCTAATCGGATAATACCATCTGCTGGAAAATTCACTTTCATCGAACCAGATGCTTTATCTTCAAGCATCTTCCATTCTTTGTACAAAGGCCATAAATCCAGCAAAATTTTAAGCGTGTCTAACTCCACTCGAATCTTTGTTTTTTCTTTTTGTAGTTCTGTTTGACGTTCTAGTTCTTGTTCTTTTTCAGCAAGAAGTAATTCATATCGAGAATTTTGCTTTTTTGCTTCTTGGAAAGCTTGCTGACTTTCTTTTACCTTTTTGAGTTGTTGATTAATTGCCGGATTTCTACCACTTGGTTTAAATAAGGTATCAAGCTTCTTTTGTAAAACTTCTGCTGTTTTTAAAAGTGCGTCAGAGCCAGTTGTTCCTGTTGCTAAAAGATAGCGTTCAAATTCTTTCTTCTTCCATTGGTGAATGTTTTGTAAGCCATGAATATCAAAAGAAAATATTGCTTCAAAAGTTGTTCGATCGATTTCTCCGATAATATCTACTAACTTATCTTCTCCTACTATTTGTCCATCTTCCAAATGAACTCGGACATCTCCCGTTGCTTTGCCTTTTAAGCGCTCAATAATAACTTTTCCACATTTTGTATTTTCTAGTGTCAGTCTCCCACCATAAGGACCACCGTTTTTGGGTTCCATTCGTGGAATTGATTGCTGCTTGGTCGGAAATCCAAATAAAATGCTATGTATAAATGCCATAATAGTCGATTTCCCTGCTTCATTCTCACCAAAGAAAACTTGAAAATCTGCAATCTGATCAAAATGCGCATCAGACCATTTTCCATAACCAATGATATCAATAGATGTTATTTTCATTTTTCATCACCTTCTACTTCTGCAAGAGTTGTTCCTAATTCTGCTAATGCCTTTTCTAGAAGGTTAAGGCGATCCTGTTCTGATAAATCTTCCAAATATCGACTCACACCACTTTCAAAATGAAGTGCTTCTATAGCTTGATAGAATGCTGATTCATCTTGTAAATGTTGGTAGGCACTTACTATTTCTTTTTCTGCTAAGCAAGACTCTGGCCAATGGTTTATGCTGTTTTGTTTCGCTTGTTGTAATGATATTTTATGAACCCATACAAACGTAGAACCATCCATCGTTGTTTCTTCTTGAAGCATTTGTAGCCAATCATCCGTTTTTAATTTTTGTTTATTTGTTACCTCTACTATTAAATGTAAAAAATAGGAAGTGTTTTTGCCTCGATATGTTTCTAATAGTTTTGTAAGTTCGCGAAAAATAGTGTTTATTTCTGCATTTTCTGGCAAAGCTATTATTACTTCTTCCCAAATAATCGGACTAGTTTCCACAAAGTTGATGGTTGTTTTTATTTCTGACAAAGTTACGATACTTGCGCCTTTTTTTCCAGATTCTTTGCGATTTCTACCTTGGATATTTCCTGGGTAATAAATGCTTGGATTCTCTGAAAGTAATTGTCTTTTATGGATATGCCCAAGTGCCCAATAATCAAAACCCTTTTTGCTAATGTCTTGTACACGGAACGGGGCATAAACGTCATGTTCTTCACTACTTGTTAATTCTGAACCGTGCAAGAGCGCAATATGGAAGTCCGCAGTCTTTTGTATCATATATTCCTCTACGCGGCTAGTACGAATATGCCGTTCATCATAGCTAAACCCGTAAAGATTAACCTCTACACCGCGATTAGTCTTGATTGTTACCATTTCTACTTTTTCTGGAAAAACGTGCACATTTTTTGGTAGCGTGAGTTTTTCCTTATGTTTCTCTATAAAATCATGATTCCCATGAATAATAAAAACTTTGATTTCAGCCGCTTCTAGACGTTTCATTTCTTTTAAAAAGCGAGCCTGTGCACGAACACTTTGGTCTTCGCTATCATAAATATCACCCGCAATTAATACAAAATCGACTGCTTCTTTAATTGCAAGAGATACTATTCTCTCCAAAGATTGAAAGGTGCTTTCTTGAATTGCAGAAAAGAGTGGCTGCGGCAGCACTGAAAGTCCAATGAAAGGACTATCCAAATGCAAATCCGCAATATGTAAAAATTTGATTTCTTTCATGACTTTCGCCTCCTATCCAAAAACCGAATATACGTTCTTATTATATCCTATTATTCCAGTGGGTACAAGCATTTCAACAAAAAAAAGAGTTCCGATATTTGTTAAGCTAATAACAAATATCGGAACCACTTTTTGTGAAAAATTAATCGTTTGTTACGTTATATAAATCTTGTAACGGCGTCATAATAATGCGGTTTAAGTCATTAATAATTGTGCTCATTGCTTGTTCTTTTTCCATTAATTTAACGATTGTAGCATTTTCTTGAACTTCTTGCGCTACTTCTTGTGCTACTTGAACAGTTTCGTCATCAATTTCTTGACCTGTCATTTGTTTTTCTTGGATAGTTACTTGTACATCACGGAAACGCTCGAATTTTGCTTTTGCTTCTGCATCTTCGTTTACTTCACGGTATGCTTCTTGTAAGCTTAAGAATTCAGGTGTTTCACGAATTCCTTTGTCTAAGTCATGCGCTAAATCATAAATATTAACTGCCATTGCTAAATCCTCCAAATATCTGTATTTGTCACTTCTGTTTCACTATAACAAAAAGTCACCAGTTATTCCAGTATAAAAGAACTAAATCCAGATTGCGAGAATACCTTGAACAATCCCAATAAATCCACCAAGTACGCCGCCTAAATAGGTAATCATTTTTAATTCTCTTCCAGAAATTTCGATAACTAATTTTTCGATTTCAGGTAAGGAAAAAGTGGCTATTTGTGTCTCGACAAGATTTGCTAAATTCAATCGTTCCACCATTTCTGAGCTATGTTTGGCAACAAAATCAAGTAGGCGTTCCACTGTATAAGGAATGATTTTTTCTATAATAATCGCTTCATAATTCCGTAGCATTAATTGAACTGGTTGATTGAATAATTTTTCATATGGAATTGCTTGGAGAATTTCTGCTGTCAGTTGTTTCGTAAGCTGTGGTTGACTTTCTCCTGGGAGTAGCTCTTGCAATTCTTTCGCTTCAAAGTTTTGCCATTCCGTTGTTAGTAATCCATTTAGCAAGTTTTTCGTATCATCTTGACTGAGCAATTTTAGTCCTTCTTGTTGGATTTTTTCTGAGAATGTGTCGGTGTTAATGAACATTCTAGCCATACTTCCCATTTTTCCATGCTCTGCAAAAAAATTCTGAAGCATTTGTTTAATTTGGGTTTTACCGTCTTCACTTGCAATAAAGTCTGCCATTTTATTCGTTATTCTTTCAGTCACATGGGGGAGCTTTGCCTGAAGTTCCGCTTCAAGCGTTGGTGGAATTAGGTCACTAACCCGTTTAGATTGATTTTTATCCAAAAAATGATTAAGTTCTTTTTCTAGTTTATTTTTCAACCAATCAACTGAGCGAACTTCTGCATTTTTGTAGCCAAATATTTCTAGTAATTCATTTGGCGTTGTTTCAAGCATCATTTTTTCATGAAACATATGGTTGATGGTTTCTGTCACTTCTTTTTGCAAAGTAGAATCAAGCAATCGGGCACGAATCGCATCTTCTGTCAGCAAATGACTGACGACTACTTTGCCGATATGTTCTGCAAGTTCATCACGACGCTTAGGAATTAGCCCTGGTGTAAAGGGTAATCGTTTTTTAAAGAGATAAATGGCGTTATACGGGCGGAAAAGCATTCGAATAGCGATATAATTTGTCATTGCTCCAATAAATCCACCTATAACGGCCATTAAAATGATTGTAAATAGCACAGACATGGTTTGCATCTCCTAATATTTGTCTAGTAAAAGTGTTTTCATTATACGTGAAAAATCCCTAGACAACAATTGTTTCTAGGGAAGTTCATTCTAAAGTATGAGATTACAAATTAGTCATTTTAATTGGGTCTACCCATAAATCAAATTCTTCCTCTGTTACAAAACCAGTTTTTATGGCTGCAGCTTTTAATGTGGAATTCTCGGTAAATGCTAGCTTGGCAATTTGCGCGGCTTTTTCATAGCCAATATGTGGATTTAGCGCTGTCACGAGCATAAGCGAATCATTTACTTTAGCTTCAATCACTGCTTCATTTGCTTCGAGACCTTCTAAGCAGTGGATTCTGAATGAACGTATACTGTCAGAAAGCAGCCGAACAGATTCTAAAAAATTAAAAATAATGACTGGTTTATACACATTTAGTTCGAAGTTCCCTTGACTCGCAGCAACGTTAATAGTCGTATCATTTCCCATAACTTGTGCCGCGACCATTGTAATGGCTTCACATTGTGTTGGGTTTACTTTTCCAGGCATGATCGAGCTTCCTGGTTCGTTAGCTGGGATTACGAGTTCACCGATGCCACTTCGAGGGCCACTCGCTAAAAAGCGTATATCATTAGCAATCTTCATTAAATCAGATGCCAGACTACGAATTGCCCCGTGAACAAAATTAATTGGACTATGGCTAGTTAAAGCAAAGTACTTATTTTCATCCGAAGTAAATGTATAACCTGTTTGTTTCATTAATTCTCGTGCCACTTTATCACCAAAATCTCGTGATGCATTTAAGCCTGTCCCAACTGCTGTTCCACCAATTGCAAGTGGTAAAATTGCTTCCATACTTGTTTCTATATATTTTTTATTATTCGTGATACTAGCTTCCCAACCACTAATTTCTTGACCCAGTGTAAGTGGTGTTGCATCTTGTAAATGTGTTCGTCCAATTTTAACAAGCTTCATATATTTCTCTTTTTTAGCAGTTAATACTTCGCACATTTCATTTAGCTCTGGTAAAAGTTTTGTCACTAACGCTTGATAAGCTGCAATATGCATCGCTGTTGGAAAAGTATCGTTGGAGCTTTGCGACATATTAACGTCATCATTGGGATGGATTACTGATTCACCTAGGTTACGGTTCGCTACATGTGCAATCACTTCATTCACATTCATATTACTTTGTGTCCCGCTTCCTGTTTGCCATACGACTAGAGGAAAATGCTCGTCCAATTCGCCTTGAATTATTTGATCGCACACGTTAGTAATAACGACTGCTTTCTCTTGTGATAATTTCCCTTCTGATGCGTTTACCTTTGCTGCGGCTTTCTTTAATTCTGCAAAAGCACGGATAATTTCTTGGGGCATTTTATTTTCACCAATAGCAAAATTCCTTCTGCTACGTTCTGTCTGTGCTCCCCAGTATTTAGACGCATCTACTGAAATTTCACCTAATGTATCTCGTTCCATCCGTTCCATTTCGTCACCCCTTTTTTATCTATTTTATTATATTACGGATATTTTCGCAAAATACTTAAGAATAGTTCGTTATTCTGTTTTTTGTAGTGGTTTTATTTTGACCATGAAGATAGTGAGTATGAAGAACATGATAATCCATGCAATAGTAATAAAAATGGTTGCCAAATAATGGTCCATTGATTGACCAG belongs to Listeria ivanovii subsp. ivanovii and includes:
- a CDS encoding ATP-binding protein; translated protein: MKITSIDIIGYGKWSDAHFDQIADFQVFFGENEAGKSTIMAFIHSILFGFPTKQQSIPRMEPKNGGPYGGRLTLENTKCGKVIIERLKGKATGDVRVHLEDGQIVGEDKLVDIIGEIDRTTFEAIFSFDIHGLQNIHQWKKKEFERYLLATGTTGSDALLKTAEVLQKKLDTLFKPSGRNPAINQQLKKVKESQQAFQEAKKQNSRYELLLAEKEQELERQTELQKEKTKIRVELDTLKILLDLWPLYKEWKMLEDKASGSMKVNFPADGIIRLEHLQLREKEWQNQLIQLEERQKNLIHQNNFDQQAFFSSNEAEVAYLIESFGAYSERELQQNSLKQEIDYHQTNSRPTETKWTSALDERTHKLKEQEKTNKQMQHDIDLKLSLTSESEQKLQTKIDHIEATMWDNKTFQQEKDQIEKKQNPPTTGLFVSLGMFIVALLIMLFSLSIWSVSFVIVTAIISGYFLVLTQKNERPNNEALLAFLEQKKIRQEWQQLLSEMDVIAAEIAELEENKQKLNEAIYQHDMELRQLYQDLGMKDEPRENWEFTILAYKENAEKNQLIAELKQKLHPLEEKQAAYQIRLEKLTIPAEYSQIEEKITFLRHGLLQYRNHLAENAKLSEKMEQVAMQLDLLKQDLLLVEKEKRDLLLQAGANTEESFRIKAMQAKDEQKWRERLVLLEAQLEPEKRTELSKFESQTTIKEKEIQLEETLHKIELEQERIHASLAAKNHEIAALEEGGTFSVLMQSYYSEKSKLQQLVEKWTETKLAFEVLQEAMRRLQEGKLPKTLELASDYFHDLTGGNYTKVYLHENRLQVKSNQVVLFFPEELSQATKEQLYLAIRFALIDVIHKDFPLPIIIDDGFVHFDATRMSQMMQLLKKRKSQNQVIFFTCHQETRKYFSSEDIRML
- a CDS encoding HIT family protein, with the translated sequence MNRERWSHLMDDCIFCKIIRGEIPSAKVYEDDEVYAFLDLGQVTEGHTLVIPKKHASNTFDLPDDTAAELFRRVPKIARALKEALPIQGLNILNNNGELASQSVFHCHIHLIPRYSKSDDFGLKWKDNAEWYTKDRYQEIAELIAAKVN
- a CDS encoding DUF445 domain-containing protein, which encodes MSVLFTIILMAVIGGFIGAMTNYIAIRMLFRPYNAIYLFKKRLPFTPGLIPKRRDELAEHIGKVVVSHLLTEDAIRARLLDSTLQKEVTETINHMFHEKMMLETTPNELLEIFGYKNAEVRSVDWLKNKLEKELNHFLDKNQSKRVSDLIPPTLEAELQAKLPHVTERITNKMADFIASEDGKTQIKQMLQNFFAEHGKMGSMARMFINTDTFSEKIQQEGLKLLSQDDTKNLLNGLLTTEWQNFEAKELQELLPGESQPQLTKQLTAEILQAIPYEKLFNQPVQLMLRNYEAIIIEKIIPYTVERLLDFVAKHSSEMVERLNLANLVETQIATFSLPEIEKLVIEISGRELKMITYLGGVLGGFIGIVQGILAIWI
- the yhaM gene encoding 3'-5' exoribonuclease YhaM, whose product is MEKRLLDYEVGETVDLFLLIKSSVKGTASNGKPFLSLVLQDKSGELEAKLWDVKESDEVSYGVQQIVQLTGDIQNYRGRKQLKIRQIRQATALDGVSASEFMETAPINKEDIADEITQYIFEMKNANLQRITRALLKKYQDDFYDYPAAMRHHHEFVSGLSFHVVSMLRLAKSVADLYPSVNRDLLYAGVILHDLGKVIELSGPVSTTYTLEGNLIGHISIVVEEVSKIAEELSIDGEEVVVLKHVLLSHHGKGEWGSPKPPLVREAEILHQIDLMDASLNMMDKVLKHTKPGEFSERVFGLDNRSFYNPTFE
- a CDS encoding DUF3267 domain-containing protein encodes the protein MRCLKSINTERRDEFNRLFLKGILVWLAAVCVCFLTQHLIYPGQLTNNYQLISLIGIILIYPVHKLLHVIGCFKYREGTVIQWRIHFFFLPCMKLKIKRIIPKWSYIFSLVLPFVVITTILITLMLLTPIGHSGMFLILLSVHFGMSFSDFAHIRKLWKMPKNCFVESAERGFSILISD
- a CDS encoding YlbF/YmcA family competence regulator; amino-acid sequence: MAVNIYDLAHDLDKGIRETPEFLSLQEAYREVNEDAEAKAKFERFRDVQVTIQEKQMTGQEIDDETVQVAQEVAQEVQENATIVKLMEKEQAMSTIINDLNRIIMTPLQDLYNVTND
- a CDS encoding YtxH domain-containing protein, which codes for MNKKSLIFGILAGGAIGAAASVLFAPKSGNELRKDIVAKSGEASVILKELAYNANELIQSVQVLGTEGSTLLKDVSSDIMESVSKWNEEMEPEKKRLKDEIKDMQKTISDLEKTLKKDNK
- the fumC gene encoding class II fumarate hydratase, with protein sequence MERMERDTLGEISVDASKYWGAQTERSRRNFAIGENKMPQEIIRAFAELKKAAAKVNASEGKLSQEKAVVITNVCDQIIQGELDEHFPLVVWQTGSGTQSNMNVNEVIAHVANRNLGESVIHPNDDVNMSQSSNDTFPTAMHIAAYQALVTKLLPELNEMCEVLTAKKEKYMKLVKIGRTHLQDATPLTLGQEISGWEASITNNKKYIETSMEAILPLAIGGTAVGTGLNASRDFGDKVARELMKQTGYTFTSDENKYFALTSHSPINFVHGAIRSLASDLMKIANDIRFLASGPRSGIGELVIPANEPGSSIMPGKVNPTQCEAITMVAAQVMGNDTTINVAASQGNFELNVYKPVIIFNFLESVRLLSDSIRSFRIHCLEGLEANEAVIEAKVNDSLMLVTALNPHIGYEKAAQIAKLAFTENSTLKAAAIKTGFVTEEEFDLWVDPIKMTNL
- a CDS encoding peptidylprolyl isomerase, yielding MKKKMILGLVMLMAMFSLAACGGGSNVVKTDAGNVTQDELYEAMKDKYGNEFVQQLTFEKILGDKYKVTDEQVDSELKKYKSQYGDQFDAVLAQSGLTEETFKSQLKYNLLVQKATEANTDTSDKALKEYYKTWQPDITVSHILVADEAKAKEVEKKLKDGAKFADLAKEYSTDTATKENGGQLAPFGPGKMDPAFEKAAYALKNKGDISAPVKTQYGYHIIQMDKPATKTTYDKDKKAVKESYLQSQLTTENMQKTLKKEYKDADVKVEDKDLKDAFKDYDGSAKKEESTDSSK